A single region of the Echinimonas agarilytica genome encodes:
- a CDS encoding YqaA family protein, with protein MTVFGLFLTSLLAATLLPGGSEAALLAAHLNQWAPTFQLFIAATLGNTIGGLITFWMGIQAARYRTPEQLAQKNQQLKYLTYVRRWGAWALLFSWLPIVGDIICLAAGWLKLPYLKTAIAMFIGKAARYAIILLMASPFIAS; from the coding sequence ATGACTGTCTTCGGATTATTTCTAACGAGCTTATTGGCAGCAACTCTGCTTCCTGGTGGCTCTGAAGCAGCACTATTAGCAGCCCACCTAAATCAATGGGCACCCACGTTCCAGCTTTTCATTGCGGCCACCTTAGGCAATACAATAGGTGGGTTAATTACATTCTGGATGGGCATTCAGGCCGCTCGGTATCGCACGCCTGAACAGCTGGCCCAAAAAAACCAACAATTAAAGTATCTAACTTATGTGCGCAGATGGGGTGCATGGGCATTACTTTTCAGTTGGTTACCCATTGTGGGGGATATCATTTGTTTGGCGGCTGGCTGGCTTAAACTGCCCTATTTGAAAACAGCGATCGCCATGTTCATTGGGAAAGCTGCACGCTATGCCATTATTTTGCTGATGGCATCACCTTTTATCGCCTCTTAA